One segment of Paenibacillus sp. FSL R7-0337 DNA contains the following:
- a CDS encoding S41 family peptidase, with amino-acid sequence MKSAKIVTALLSGCLALSIAWAPAASAADTAASKEAAQASKTEIINEIMQYLEYYNVEGVDQDTLIRGAIDGMVNTLDDPYSQYFTKEEAAEFGHQVDLEYVGIGVRLMYTSKELYIEEVMSGSPAEAAGLKRGDSILKINGVRVAETNGDELSGKAGTKVSLLIQRNGANKSYTVTRSEIATSSVTSKMLSSKIAYISINGFTQTADEEFSAALDKMRSGGMKSLVLDLRDNTGGYMDSAQNIVSKFMDAGIMMYTSDQTGTLKPVAITNGSKIGVPVVVLTNEYTASASEALTGALRDNKLATVVGTRSYGKARIQSLIPMSGGGELKLTTMKYLTPNKEDFNHIGLAPDIEVKGKTAQLITALQIAGMKEIVASGDHHILDINGIAFAGNVGLIKQGDKVYAASRILSALVENEVSWDAKNKKVLLTTGAGNVSGFSLASKEALYQDGETFIELNAFKNKFPALVWSYNASLKQLKLAVK; translated from the coding sequence ATGAAATCAGCCAAAATCGTTACCGCACTCTTAAGCGGCTGTCTGGCGCTATCCATCGCCTGGGCCCCTGCTGCTTCAGCGGCAGACACTGCTGCCTCTAAGGAAGCGGCCCAAGCCTCGAAGACGGAGATCATCAATGAAATTATGCAATATCTGGAGTATTACAATGTCGAAGGCGTGGACCAGGATACACTTATCCGCGGTGCGATTGACGGTATGGTCAATACACTGGACGATCCTTACAGCCAATACTTTACGAAGGAGGAGGCTGCGGAGTTTGGTCATCAGGTTGATCTGGAATATGTCGGCATCGGTGTCCGGCTGATGTATACGTCCAAAGAGCTATACATTGAAGAGGTCATGAGCGGTTCCCCGGCTGAGGCCGCGGGACTAAAGCGCGGCGACTCCATTCTCAAGATCAATGGGGTGCGGGTGGCTGAGACGAATGGCGATGAGCTGAGCGGCAAAGCGGGCACGAAGGTCTCTCTGCTGATTCAGAGAAACGGGGCTAACAAATCCTATACGGTAACCCGCAGTGAAATTGCTACAAGCTCCGTGACCAGCAAGATGCTTAGCTCCAAAATTGCTTATATCTCCATCAACGGGTTCACCCAGACGGCCGATGAGGAATTCTCCGCAGCACTGGACAAAATGCGTTCAGGCGGCATGAAATCACTGGTTCTTGATCTGCGAGATAATACGGGCGGTTACATGGACAGCGCTCAGAATATCGTCTCCAAGTTCATGGATGCCGGCATTATGATGTACACCTCCGACCAGACCGGTACACTGAAGCCGGTCGCAATTACAAACGGCAGCAAAATCGGCGTGCCTGTGGTCGTATTGACCAATGAATATACGGCCAGCGCCTCCGAAGCCTTGACCGGTGCACTTCGTGACAATAAGCTGGCTACAGTTGTAGGCACACGCTCTTACGGAAAGGCACGGATTCAGAGCCTGATTCCTATGTCCGGCGGCGGCGAGCTGAAGCTGACCACCATGAAGTATCTGACTCCGAACAAGGAGGACTTCAACCATATCGGACTTGCGCCTGATATCGAGGTCAAGGGCAAAACCGCCCAGTTGATTACCGCTCTGCAAATCGCCGGGATGAAGGAGATTGTCGCCTCTGGAGACCATCATATTCTTGATATCAACGGCATCGCTTTTGCCGGAAATGTAGGTCTGATCAAACAGGGCGATAAGGTGTACGCCGCTTCTCGTATATTGTCTGCTCTTGTGGAGAATGAAGTCTCCTGGGATGCCAAGAACAAAAAGGTGCTGCTGACCACCGGTGCCGGTAACGTATCCGGGTTCTCACTGGCTTCCAAAGAGGCGCTGTACCAGGACGGTGAGACCTTCATCGAACTGAATGCCTTCAAGAATAAGTTC